The Allorhodopirellula heiligendammensis genome includes a window with the following:
- a CDS encoding DUF1501 domain-containing protein, with amino-acid sequence MNHLTAPLERVQTDWARRTFLSKSFAGIGTFALANLLGSHSHANAGPATANSADDHPWPTLPGLPHFAPRAKRIVHLCMAGGPSHVESLDPKPKLDRLDGKPFPESFTAGQQLAQLQGATLIARKSFTKFRNWGESGIEMSEMFPLTGAHADDLCVIRSMTTEQINHDTAHAFMNTGSIIKGRPCMGSWWLYGLGAETENLPGYVVMTSSGPGAQPVSARQWSAGVLPSKFQGVAFQSSGAPVHYIGNPDGVCQSTQRQVIDEVQRLNGMLARDVIDPEIETRIAQYEMAFKMQAAVPELADMSTETKETLANYGVKQPGDGTYASNCLLARRLLERGVRFVQLYHRGWDHHSNLIPGFTQSANDTDRPTAALLKDLKDRGLLEDTLVLWGGEFGRTPMAQGSGRDHHINAFSVWMAGGGIKGGMTYGTSDELGYGVVENEVPVRDLHATMLHLFGVDHERLTARFQGLDLKLTGVKPCRVINDVVA; translated from the coding sequence ATGAATCATCTCACCGCACCCCTGGAGCGCGTTCAAACGGACTGGGCCCGACGCACCTTTCTGTCCAAGTCATTTGCTGGCATTGGGACCTTTGCGTTGGCTAATTTGCTCGGTAGTCACTCACACGCGAATGCTGGCCCCGCTACTGCGAATTCGGCGGATGACCATCCCTGGCCAACTCTGCCGGGCCTGCCTCACTTCGCCCCGAGAGCGAAACGAATTGTCCACCTGTGTATGGCAGGCGGCCCCTCGCATGTGGAGTCGCTTGACCCCAAACCAAAACTCGATCGGCTTGACGGCAAACCGTTTCCCGAATCTTTCACCGCCGGTCAGCAACTGGCCCAGTTACAAGGAGCGACTCTGATCGCTCGCAAGTCGTTTACGAAGTTTCGAAATTGGGGGGAGTCGGGAATTGAAATGTCCGAGATGTTTCCCCTGACCGGCGCTCATGCTGACGACCTATGTGTCATCCGCAGCATGACGACAGAGCAGATCAACCATGATACCGCACATGCGTTCATGAACACGGGGTCGATCATCAAGGGGCGGCCCTGCATGGGTTCATGGTGGTTGTATGGCCTTGGCGCTGAAACCGAAAACCTGCCTGGTTACGTCGTCATGACCTCATCCGGTCCGGGGGCCCAACCCGTGTCGGCGCGGCAGTGGAGTGCAGGTGTCCTGCCGAGCAAATTCCAGGGAGTAGCATTCCAATCATCGGGAGCGCCGGTGCATTACATTGGCAATCCCGATGGTGTTTGCCAGTCAACCCAGCGGCAGGTCATTGACGAGGTTCAGCGACTCAATGGCATGCTCGCCCGAGATGTAATCGATCCAGAAATAGAGACCCGCATCGCTCAGTATGAGATGGCGTTCAAGATGCAGGCCGCTGTGCCAGAACTCGCTGATATGAGCACCGAGACCAAAGAGACCTTAGCGAACTATGGCGTCAAGCAACCAGGCGATGGAACCTATGCGTCGAACTGTCTATTGGCTCGTCGCCTGCTCGAACGTGGCGTGCGGTTCGTGCAGCTTTATCACCGTGGTTGGGACCATCACAGCAATCTCATCCCTGGATTCACGCAGTCGGCCAATGACACCGATCGGCCAACCGCAGCGTTACTGAAAGACCTGAAGGATCGCGGTCTCTTGGAGGATACCCTGGTGTTGTGGGGTGGTGAATTTGGACGCACTCCGATGGCGCAAGGTTCGGGCCGTGATCACCATATCAACGCCTTCAGCGTGTGGATGGCGGGCGGAGGTATCAAAGGCGGGATGACCTACGGAACCAGCGACGAACTTGGATACGGTGTCGTCGAAAATGAAGTTCCCGTGCGAGATTTGCATGCCACCATGCTGCACCTATTTGGCGTCGATCACGAACGATTGACGGCCCGCTTTCAGGGACTCGATCTCAAGCTCACGGGTGTCAAGCCGTGCCGAGTCATTAACGACGTGGTGGCTTAG
- a CDS encoding DUF1553 domain-containing protein, with amino-acid sequence MLRNLILTSLLALSSALPADEPAAPSSATRLVTTTKPSKLPEQVTFNAHIRPIMSNTCFACHGPDVENNQSEFRIDSFESATGSLPSDDELRGIVPGDLENSEVYQRIMGTGYGEQMPPAEFRHQLSSYEKALFGKWIEQGAQYEQHWAYAPVTRPAIPQLKRYGSQVANEVDAYILSRLEQAGLEPAPLASKSTLLRRLSLDLIGLPPTPAELQSFIADSTDDAYQKQVERLLASPHFGERMASSWLDIVRFADTVGFHGDQNLRDFAYRDYVIDAFNQNKPFDEFTRQQIAGDLKPNPTTEDLIATGLLRLNMVTREGGAQPGEYLAKYKADRVRMIGTAWLGSTMACCECHDHKFDPFSAKDFYSMGAFFDDIRQWGVYSNYAYTPNKDLLGFNNDYPFPTEMRFPSASLRAEIHALTRERDAGLLASVGDETLTSKPFSSWQTDIEHLLTQYPDGWVPMKVNQVETSARTQHQTLDDDSVLLTGKPVDGETVEITARPKTPTRVKAIRLEVLPDQHNGGNVGRKDDGRFELEFSASVVRTKSDQPQMRPNRPRYVRIELSGKQILSLAEVEVFSKNPDAENKLINLARQGTATQSTNYKTAHASLAIDGNTEGDYYKANSVTHTAIDGQNPWWEVDLGSEQAVDSIVVWNRTDTNYESRLKGFRLILLDKDRNVLQRETPKLPMPSTTVAIADEVLIEPESTVKIAWGEADREDPLRYSSGAPPRTLGQVWRSGPTRWQLPANENQLVHTAVYHLESPLELAPDQQLIVRLKSGSVGRVRLAVTPVGGAIAGWPAASETLAAALKKPSEKREQAEHAVLVGAFYVSTTDVSKQNPRTIYFRDAILDRHSAMAITVVTQSVSADNIPVSRVRPRGDWQDDSGVLAPPAVPHFLPQPDVDSDPRLTRTDLANWLTSSENPLVPRHFANRMWEHFFGTGLSAKLDDLGSQGEWPSHPLLLDRLASEFVVSNWDIKHLIRRIVMSRTYRQAATNRPELTEADPYNRLLAQAAPRRLEAELVRDNALAIAGLLNVDYLGGPSIFPYQPAGHYGNLQFPNRRYSPSEDYRQYRRGVYIHWQRTFLHPMLVNFDAPSRDECTADRSPSNSPQQALTLLNDPTFVEASHAMADSLLSEHSDASFESILDAAFIRALAREAMSEETQTLQAFYQRQLDHFTAHPEDAAKFNAVGIRDDEFANGAKLAAWSQVCRVILNLHETITRY; translated from the coding sequence ATGCTTCGCAATCTCATCCTCACGTCACTATTGGCACTCTCCAGTGCTCTGCCAGCGGACGAACCGGCAGCCCCCTCCTCCGCGACGCGATTGGTGACAACGACGAAGCCCAGCAAGCTTCCCGAGCAGGTGACCTTCAATGCTCACATTCGACCCATCATGTCGAACACCTGTTTCGCCTGCCACGGACCCGATGTGGAGAACAACCAGAGCGAGTTCCGTATCGATTCATTCGAATCTGCCACCGGCTCGCTACCGTCGGACGACGAACTGCGCGGCATCGTGCCGGGTGACCTTGAGAATTCAGAGGTCTATCAACGCATCATGGGGACCGGGTATGGGGAGCAGATGCCGCCCGCTGAGTTTCGTCATCAGTTGTCAAGCTATGAGAAAGCACTCTTTGGGAAATGGATTGAGCAGGGTGCTCAGTACGAACAACATTGGGCCTACGCACCCGTGACGCGTCCGGCAATCCCTCAGCTTAAACGGTATGGTTCCCAGGTCGCAAATGAGGTCGATGCCTACATATTGTCGCGACTGGAGCAAGCCGGCCTTGAACCTGCACCATTGGCGAGCAAATCTACTTTACTTCGACGATTGAGTCTCGATCTCATCGGGCTGCCGCCCACCCCCGCCGAGCTACAATCTTTCATCGCCGACTCGACCGATGATGCTTATCAAAAACAAGTGGAACGATTGCTCGCGTCACCTCACTTCGGCGAGCGAATGGCGAGTTCCTGGCTCGATATCGTACGCTTTGCAGATACCGTCGGCTTCCACGGCGATCAGAACCTGCGCGACTTTGCTTACCGCGATTATGTCATCGATGCTTTCAACCAAAACAAGCCATTCGATGAATTTACGCGGCAACAGATCGCGGGTGACCTGAAACCCAACCCCACTACTGAGGATCTCATTGCCACCGGTCTGCTTCGACTTAACATGGTGACCCGGGAAGGAGGCGCGCAGCCCGGAGAGTATCTGGCGAAATACAAAGCGGACCGGGTGCGGATGATTGGGACCGCGTGGCTCGGTTCAACGATGGCATGTTGTGAATGCCATGACCATAAATTCGATCCTTTCTCCGCCAAAGACTTCTATTCCATGGGGGCGTTCTTTGACGACATTCGGCAGTGGGGCGTCTACTCGAACTATGCCTATACTCCCAACAAGGATCTGCTGGGATTCAACAACGATTACCCGTTCCCCACCGAGATGCGTTTCCCTTCCGCATCGCTACGAGCGGAGATCCACGCGTTGACCCGTGAACGCGACGCCGGACTGCTCGCATCTGTGGGAGACGAGACACTCACATCAAAACCATTCTCATCTTGGCAAACCGACATCGAGCATTTACTCACGCAATATCCCGACGGCTGGGTACCAATGAAGGTGAATCAAGTCGAGACATCAGCACGAACTCAACATCAGACACTCGACGATGACAGCGTTCTATTGACCGGAAAACCGGTTGATGGCGAGACGGTTGAGATCACCGCCCGTCCGAAAACCCCCACGCGTGTCAAAGCGATTCGGCTCGAGGTATTGCCCGATCAGCACAACGGAGGAAATGTCGGGCGTAAAGACGATGGCCGATTTGAGCTGGAGTTTTCGGCGAGCGTCGTTCGTACAAAATCGGACCAACCCCAGATGCGTCCCAATCGTCCTCGCTACGTACGCATCGAACTGAGCGGAAAACAGATCCTCTCACTCGCCGAAGTTGAGGTGTTTTCAAAAAACCCGGATGCTGAAAACAAGCTAATAAATTTGGCCCGCCAAGGCACCGCGACGCAGTCTACCAACTACAAAACCGCGCACGCGTCGCTGGCCATTGATGGGAACACCGAAGGCGATTACTACAAAGCCAACTCGGTAACTCACACGGCGATCGATGGCCAGAATCCTTGGTGGGAGGTGGACCTTGGTAGCGAGCAAGCGGTGGATTCCATCGTGGTTTGGAACCGCACCGATACCAACTACGAGAGCCGATTGAAGGGCTTTCGCCTGATCCTGCTGGATAAAGATCGAAATGTACTGCAGCGGGAGACCCCTAAACTCCCCATGCCGTCCACGACGGTGGCTATTGCTGACGAGGTGCTGATCGAGCCCGAGTCCACCGTCAAGATTGCTTGGGGGGAAGCCGACCGAGAGGATCCGCTGCGCTACAGCAGCGGTGCTCCGCCCCGGACTCTGGGGCAAGTTTGGCGCAGTGGCCCAACACGATGGCAGTTGCCGGCCAACGAGAATCAGCTGGTTCATACCGCTGTCTACCATTTGGAGTCACCACTTGAGCTGGCACCTGATCAGCAGCTCATCGTCCGGCTGAAGAGTGGCAGCGTCGGACGAGTGCGTTTGGCAGTTACTCCTGTCGGAGGTGCCATCGCAGGCTGGCCGGCGGCGTCCGAGACGCTCGCGGCAGCGTTGAAGAAACCCAGCGAGAAACGCGAGCAAGCAGAGCATGCCGTGCTGGTAGGTGCATTCTATGTTTCCACAACTGATGTCAGCAAACAAAATCCACGCACCATCTACTTTCGGGACGCGATTCTGGATCGGCACTCCGCCATGGCAATCACCGTGGTGACTCAGTCGGTATCCGCCGACAACATCCCCGTCAGCCGCGTGCGTCCGCGTGGAGATTGGCAGGACGATTCCGGCGTGCTAGCGCCACCGGCAGTACCGCATTTCTTACCACAGCCCGATGTCGACAGTGACCCCCGATTGACTCGCACCGATCTCGCCAACTGGCTGACATCATCCGAGAATCCACTGGTCCCGCGGCACTTTGCAAACCGTATGTGGGAGCACTTCTTTGGTACAGGACTATCCGCGAAACTCGATGACCTTGGCAGCCAAGGTGAATGGCCCAGCCATCCACTCTTACTGGACCGATTGGCGAGCGAGTTTGTGGTGAGCAACTGGGATATCAAACATCTCATCCGCCGAATCGTGATGAGCCGAACCTATCGGCAAGCGGCTACGAATCGTCCCGAGCTCACCGAAGCCGACCCATACAATCGCCTACTTGCCCAAGCGGCACCACGACGTTTAGAAGCTGAGCTCGTGCGCGACAACGCGCTCGCAATCGCGGGACTGCTCAACGTAGACTACCTCGGCGGCCCGAGCATTTTCCCCTACCAGCCTGCGGGACACTATGGCAACCTACAATTTCCGAATCGCCGATACTCTCCATCGGAAGACTATCGACAATATCGCCGGGGCGTCTACATACACTGGCAACGTACCTTTCTGCACCCGATGCTGGTCAATTTTGATGCCCCGTCTCGAGACGAGTGCACCGCGGATCGGTCACCGTCAAATAGCCCCCAGCAAGCGTTGACGCTGCTGAACGACCCTACCTTCGTGGAGGCGTCCCACGCCATGGCTGACTCCCTCTTGAGCGAGCACAGCGATGCGTCGTTTGAATCGATACTCGACGCGGCCTTCATTCGTGCACTGGCTCGCGAAGCGATGAGCGAAGAAACACAGACGCTGCAGGCGTTCTACCAGCGACAGCTCGACCACTTCACCGCTCACCCAGAAGATGCAGCGAAGTTCAACGCAGTTGGTATTCGTGATGATGAATTTGCCAACGGCGCCAAACTCGCAGCGTGGTCACAGGTATGCAGGGTGATCCTGAATCTGCACGAGACTATCACGAGATACTAA
- a CDS encoding CsbD family protein: MNWDQIQGKWKQFKGQAQQRWGDLTDDDLDKVDGKREELVGRVQERYGIAKDEAEKQVKEFETSCNC, encoded by the coding sequence ATGAACTGGGATCAAATCCAAGGCAAGTGGAAACAATTTAAAGGCCAAGCCCAACAGCGTTGGGGCGACCTCACCGACGATGATCTCGACAAAGTCGATGGCAAACGAGAAGAACTGGTCGGCCGCGTCCAAGAACGCTACGGGATTGCCAAAGACGAAGCTGAGAAGCAAGTCAAAGAGTTTGAAACCTCCTGCAACTGCTAG
- a CDS encoding PA2169 family four-helix-bundle protein, producing the protein MTLETKTDLSDQTIAKLQKLIRANIDSFDGFREAANEVDDKKIAALFVELADQRSAMASKLQKFVEFNGENSEDDGSVAAATHRIWMNIRSKLNGGDAYAVLAEAERGEDHIKAAYEDVLQETAGSAMNDVLTDQYRAVKAGHDKVRDLRDAYKAK; encoded by the coding sequence ATGACTCTTGAAACCAAGACCGACCTTAGTGATCAAACGATTGCAAAACTGCAGAAGTTGATTCGTGCCAATATTGACTCATTCGATGGTTTTCGCGAGGCTGCCAATGAGGTCGACGACAAGAAAATCGCCGCATTGTTTGTTGAGCTCGCTGATCAGCGATCTGCGATGGCGAGCAAGCTACAAAAGTTCGTTGAATTCAACGGCGAGAATTCCGAAGACGACGGCAGTGTTGCTGCCGCCACACACCGCATTTGGATGAATATCCGCAGTAAACTCAACGGCGGTGACGCATACGCAGTGCTGGCTGAGGCGGAACGCGGGGAAGACCACATCAAAGCCGCTTACGAGGACGTGCTCCAGGAGACCGCCGGCAGCGCAATGAACGATGTGCTCACCGACCAATATCGCGCAGTGAAGGCTGGCCACGACAAAGTTCGCGATCTGCGTGATGCCTACAAAGCCAAGTAG
- a CDS encoding LTA synthase family protein: protein MLSSSRTYRRLLAGLILFWAIELLVLQQWTTLSDASIPMHDAIKDASRRFVLNLAGCTALVCLFGRWSLRATFVVGLVMTNLLVVYANYFGSPLSWPVLSSQWREGLAVSDHGMSLVDWRIVAISAIALAVKVAIANAVPSGTMSRHERRRVVAIAGGVYLAVAIGLAGFHKPLRRISLGTPEYVYGYVVAWAAEAISLDNGVLLEVALTKARGASNILSETERTLLLTNNVAIIQVESLDFDVIESEVDGEAVMPFLRGIQGQAMLYCVKPYHFTGSSEADFSMLTAAAPNGKVNPFQIQGFPYEQALPWLAQQQGYQAVAFHGNTGEFFHRRDAYEQMGFSDIYFTEELEPLKVSGHWDRDLLEFSADLMEASTAPTLHFVITITSHGPFDRLLESDRELFEQPTNVQQRYLNSMRYVDRVLENYIEQLPMDTTVVLYGDHESNVHGYCEDERHPDRVPWLILQKGRDLSTRQDSRESGLALSGELSQLDMACYFRNLLARTQIAASKELKRRIANKPFYGQSTTKL from the coding sequence ATGTTATCATCGTCCCGAACTTATCGCCGCCTTCTTGCTGGGCTGATATTGTTCTGGGCGATCGAGCTGTTGGTTCTGCAACAGTGGACCACGCTTTCGGATGCGTCGATTCCGATGCACGATGCAATCAAGGACGCTAGTCGGCGTTTCGTGCTGAATCTTGCCGGTTGCACCGCATTAGTTTGTTTGTTCGGCAGGTGGAGCCTGCGTGCGACGTTCGTCGTTGGGCTGGTCATGACCAATTTACTGGTCGTGTATGCGAACTATTTTGGCTCACCGCTATCCTGGCCAGTACTATCGAGTCAATGGCGGGAAGGTCTTGCGGTTAGTGACCACGGTATGTCGCTGGTCGATTGGAGAATTGTCGCAATAAGCGCTATCGCTCTTGCGGTCAAAGTTGCGATCGCGAACGCGGTACCCAGCGGAACGATGTCGCGTCACGAGCGCCGCCGAGTTGTGGCGATTGCAGGCGGTGTCTATTTAGCGGTTGCGATTGGATTAGCAGGTTTTCACAAACCGCTTCGACGAATCAGTCTGGGAACTCCGGAATACGTCTACGGCTACGTCGTGGCTTGGGCGGCCGAAGCAATCAGCCTTGACAATGGCGTTCTGCTGGAAGTTGCACTCACCAAGGCGAGGGGGGCTAGCAATATTCTCTCAGAAACGGAGCGTACCTTGCTGCTGACAAATAATGTTGCAATCATTCAAGTTGAGAGCTTGGATTTTGACGTGATCGAGAGTGAAGTAGACGGCGAGGCTGTCATGCCTTTTCTACGTGGTATTCAGGGGCAAGCGATGCTCTACTGCGTTAAGCCCTATCATTTTACGGGTTCGTCCGAAGCGGACTTCTCAATGTTGACTGCGGCAGCGCCGAATGGAAAAGTTAACCCGTTCCAAATTCAAGGATTTCCCTACGAGCAGGCGCTGCCTTGGCTGGCTCAGCAACAAGGCTACCAAGCCGTCGCGTTCCACGGTAATACGGGTGAGTTTTTTCACCGACGCGACGCTTATGAGCAGATGGGCTTCTCGGATATCTATTTCACCGAGGAGCTGGAGCCACTCAAAGTATCAGGTCACTGGGATCGGGATTTGCTGGAGTTCTCCGCTGATCTAATGGAAGCCTCGACTGCGCCAACACTTCACTTTGTCATCACGATTACATCGCATGGCCCGTTTGATCGGCTACTCGAGTCGGATCGCGAACTCTTTGAGCAGCCGACGAATGTCCAACAGCGGTATTTGAATAGCATGCGATATGTTGATCGCGTCCTCGAGAACTATATTGAACAACTGCCGATGGATACTACCGTCGTGCTATACGGTGACCATGAATCTAATGTGCATGGGTATTGCGAAGACGAACGCCATCCAGATCGTGTTCCGTGGCTGATTCTTCAGAAGGGACGCGACTTGTCGACTCGGCAAGACTCACGAGAATCAGGACTGGCGTTGTCCGGGGAGCTTTCACAGCTGGACATGGCATGCTATTTCCGCAACCTCCTGGCTCGTACTCAAATCGCCGCATCCAAAGAGTTGAAACGCAGAATCGCGAACAAGCCATTTTATGGTCAATCGACAACGAAGCTGTGA
- a CDS encoding PRC-barrel domain-containing protein — protein MKRATQFLTTTAAALCLTCTTAAAQPPATQDGVRSGAANASRLDSKTRGSNIRASQLLGLNIQNPQGESLGEINDLVINATTGKIRYAAVTYGGFLGMGDKLFAVPFEAFKVQVDPEDRDDYVMVLDVTQKQLDGQQGFDQDNWPNMGDRQWAMDLDKRYGVERKTPANNRARRTNQ, from the coding sequence ATGAAACGTGCCACCCAATTCTTGACCACTACAGCAGCGGCTCTGTGCCTGACATGCACCACTGCGGCCGCCCAGCCACCCGCCACGCAGGATGGAGTTCGCTCCGGTGCAGCGAACGCCAGCAGACTCGATAGCAAAACGCGAGGTTCGAACATCCGGGCCAGCCAACTGCTCGGCCTCAATATTCAAAATCCTCAGGGCGAAAGCTTAGGTGAGATCAACGATCTCGTGATCAATGCCACCACCGGGAAAATTCGCTACGCTGCTGTTACCTATGGTGGCTTCCTAGGCATGGGTGACAAACTCTTTGCCGTCCCGTTTGAGGCCTTCAAGGTGCAGGTCGATCCCGAGGACCGCGACGACTATGTAATGGTGCTCGACGTGACGCAAAAGCAGCTCGATGGACAGCAGGGATTCGATCAAGACAACTGGCCGAACATGGGCGACCGCCAATGGGCGATGGACCTCGACAAGCGATACGGTGTCGAGCGTAAAACGCCAGCCAACAATCGCGCACGGCGAACGAACCAGTAG
- a CDS encoding capsular polysaccharide export protein, LipB/KpsS family, with product MKMNKVVVHIAYPLWRKNMLVALARAKELQDSGDDVTVTYCAAGSGSCICNQSGNPLVCRLCQSWVQKNASELQLHTIGVGSSGNRDSPMGPPLSAKEFPISLRKELVEGVLSGLISTYRILPRDIKKIASLQRIKRRTYYTALRLHADLFRVVAAVSPDRFEVFNGRHACSKAGLLIAKSLGIPFSTMEVNANKRPIVFVGHTPHDRHGVQARIRSLPVDIELATKFYEGRRKPRHNRFARAQSEAFKMPSRDGFQRIVSVFLSSQDEFESLGKSWKSPFPPDHEIMRDTCQRFPETLFLIRFHPNQAGIKSDIRSGFAPLEQLPNVRVYGPTDVANTYEMIDQSEIVVAFNSTVGVEACWAGKPSIMLGPSFYDALGVAYTPPTVDEFWALLERDQLKPKDRTGAAQLAYYVLRDGNDLKYIQTEAGKLTHRGFSRRQAWKAVAARNINTVCVNVMRKFMRAA from the coding sequence ATGAAAATGAATAAGGTCGTCGTTCACATCGCCTATCCTTTGTGGCGAAAGAACATGCTGGTGGCGTTGGCGCGGGCCAAGGAATTACAGGACAGCGGCGACGACGTCACGGTGACCTACTGCGCCGCAGGAAGCGGATCGTGCATCTGCAATCAATCGGGAAATCCGCTGGTATGCCGGTTATGCCAATCATGGGTGCAGAAGAACGCGTCCGAATTGCAACTCCATACGATTGGTGTTGGCAGCTCTGGAAACCGAGACAGCCCCATGGGGCCGCCGCTATCTGCGAAAGAGTTCCCGATCTCACTGCGCAAAGAGCTCGTCGAGGGCGTGCTTAGCGGTTTGATTTCGACCTACCGAATCTTGCCGCGGGATATCAAAAAAATCGCGTCACTGCAACGAATCAAGCGACGAACGTACTACACCGCACTGCGACTGCATGCGGATCTGTTCCGCGTCGTGGCAGCGGTATCGCCAGACCGATTCGAAGTTTTCAATGGTCGTCACGCTTGCAGTAAAGCAGGGCTGTTGATCGCCAAATCACTGGGGATTCCGTTTTCGACAATGGAGGTTAACGCCAATAAGCGTCCCATCGTCTTTGTCGGGCATACACCCCATGATCGGCACGGTGTGCAAGCGCGCATTCGCTCCTTGCCAGTGGATATCGAGCTGGCGACGAAGTTTTATGAGGGCCGGCGGAAGCCGCGACACAATCGCTTTGCCCGCGCCCAGAGTGAGGCATTCAAAATGCCGTCGCGAGACGGGTTTCAGCGAATCGTCAGTGTTTTCCTCAGCAGCCAAGATGAGTTCGAATCCCTCGGAAAGAGCTGGAAGTCTCCATTTCCTCCTGACCATGAGATCATGCGAGACACCTGTCAGCGTTTTCCCGAAACACTCTTCCTGATTCGTTTTCATCCCAATCAGGCTGGTATCAAGAGCGATATTCGCAGCGGATTTGCACCCTTAGAACAGCTTCCCAATGTGCGCGTCTATGGGCCGACGGATGTTGCCAACACTTATGAGATGATCGATCAATCCGAGATTGTTGTCGCGTTCAACTCGACGGTGGGCGTAGAGGCGTGCTGGGCGGGCAAGCCTTCGATCATGCTCGGGCCTTCGTTCTACGATGCACTCGGGGTGGCGTACACGCCACCGACAGTGGATGAATTCTGGGCGCTACTCGAACGCGATCAACTGAAGCCAAAAGATCGCACCGGTGCCGCTCAATTAGCATACTACGTTCTGCGTGACGGCAACGATTTGAAATACATTCAGACCGAGGCGGGCAAGTTAACCCATCGTGGATTCTCACGCCGCCAAGCCTGGAAAGCTGTTGCCGCTCGCAACATCAATACAGTGTGCGTCAACGTGATGAGAAAATTCATGCGGGCCGCGTAA